From the genome of Saccharomyces kudriavzevii IFO 1802 strain IFO1802 genome assembly, chromosome: 16:
ACAAGTCGTAACCAGTCAAATGTAGCATGGAGTATAACAGTGCGACGGCATGACCGTTGGACAAGACAAATCTATCTCTGTTGATCCAGTCTGGGTTGGTTGGGTTCATGCGCATTTGACTCCACAAAACGTGGGCAGCTGGAGCCATACCCAATGGGGCACCTGGATGACCAGAATTGGCCTTGGAAACGGTGTCCACAGCTAAAATTCTTATGGTGGAGACGGCTAGCTTATCAATGTCAGTGAATTGAGTCATTCTGTCTGCTAGAGAGGTGTGTATGTAGAGTTGCGTGAGATGAGCTTCCTTTTCAGTCGTTCTTCAGCTTGATCTATaaactgaaaataaaactcgaaaatgaaagacAGAGAtagaaacaaagaaaattaattAATCAAGAAGACACGACCGAGTATGTGCGTAAAAGATCAGGGGGGAGCATGTACGTAACCAAAAAGATTGGGAAAGAGTTTATATATGAATCATGCTTGCGATCGTACCTTCTTGgcttttcaagaaaaattttcatttctcGAACTTCTCGAGAGATCGCGAGCGAAACAGCAAAGGCCGCcggcttttcttttctcgggaagaaaaattgaaataaGAAAACTGACGGCAGAAAACCGAAAAACAGATGGCTACCCGCGGCGGAGTTATAAAACAGGCGTTTTTAGGTCCGGTTCGGTATAGGGTAACTATCCGTACAAAATTATCACGAGATTTGTCAACCATGTTTAAACTGTAATAGAGCTTTTGGCGTTTTAGTTCCGCTAGTGCTTCCGGAAGGTTTCCCGGAGAAAACACACATGTGAGTGAAAATGGCTCAATACAGCTCGAACTGGCGCTGATCTTATCGCTTTTTAAGCACGTTGTACGTAATTATTCTCTTCGTCGTAGtttcaagaatatttgCATCTCGGTTTGGAAATTATGGCGTTCGGACTTGTTATAGGCGAATTGAAGGTTGCGAAGATAGCTTCCGCACGCTGAAAAGCTGAATACGATGTATGTTGTAGTGCTTGCATGCTAGcgaaggaaaaaaaaatactcgTTGCGACGTACACAGACGAGTATTTAGACGTAGGGTATTTGAATATTGATATGAcatatatgtgtatatacttttttttcctttcggAATTCTAGAATTTCTTATGGGTAGTAGTCCGTGAATGGGCCTGTGTTTATCGTTCATCGTGTATTTCGAACTTGTCCTCAAACGGGCTCTCCGTGCGATCATCCTGAGTGCCCTCGCGAATTGACTCCGGGATCTCCAAATCCAATATGAAGCTTccctcatcatcatcatcgtcgtcgttGTTTTCAGCATGTGAAAGCTGTTCTGCAACTTCGTCCGTTTCTGTCTGTTCTTCGATGTCATCCAGGTCTTGAATCTCTTTATCACTTTCTTCCTCTGCTATTTGGACTAGTTTAGGTTTAGCGCGGATAGCGGTTATGAGGTTATCGTCAGAGATGGTATGATGCATTCCTCTGTTGAGGCCCAAATTATGttcatcgtcttcttcatccagACCGTCCAATATGGATGAGCCCAAAGTGATATGCGATCTGATGTCGCCAGCTGCATTTTGTCTTTTAGAACTCGAACGTAGCTTTGATTCCAAATTATCAGCAGTCAAACCACTTGTCACACCAGGAATGTAAGCGATAGGTAGGATATTAGAAGCCCTTGTGCGCGTGGTGGACGTGGAACTTCTGTTTCCTGGGATGTTGAGACTTGGAGGAACCAGTGGCGCACTGAACATGGTGTAGTTTTCGTCCTTTCTCATATCTGcgtcgtcttcatcattattgtcTTCATCGTCCTCGTCCTCGTCCTCATAATACTCCTCATTGTTCCCATAGTTTTGCGACGCCTCTTCTAGTTTCAAAGctttatttctttgccTTTTAGGCTTccagtattttttgttgataaaataCAACGCTATTAAGACAATTAGCATTACACCGCCCACAACACCGATTGTAAATCCTACAATGCTTGCTGTTCTCTCACCGGAACCATCGTGTGAACTGGAAGAACTAGAACTGGCGGAAGCACTAGACAGACTGCTCAATTGGGAGTCGGACTGTTTAGCACAATACTTGGATGGACAACTGTCGCACGTTAATGAAGTCATAACACAGTACTCTCCTGATGCGCAAACAGGACATGACACAACCGAATCGCAAATCACACATCCGTCACTACCTCTAGCTGCAGAAGTGGAAGCAGTGGCTGTGCTCGATAAGGTTGTGCTTGTGGTGACTTTGGAGGAGGTTGTCATTTTTTGTGATTCTTATGAACAGACCTAAGCAACTTGATGAATGGACTATTCCCCTGTCTTCGATAAAGACTTATTAGAACAATAGCCATtaaaaaattgtcatttGATTTAAATTCACCACATTGATAATGGcgtatattattttctctGTTCTGAGGGTAACGCGTCGTGAACCAAGAATTTAACGCgtttcaatttcaagaatgCAATGTGATGTGCAGAAAATACACAATAATTGTTTATATTTGGCATAATTCGAATTTTTACTTATATCACGCACTTAATTGCTTCTTTATTAACtgtatattatatatatcatACTTGTACCGGAGTTTGGGCCTCTGCTCCAGACATAGAACAGAATTTAGATTCCAGCTGCGTTCCCGTCCTCGGGTCGGATAATGATAAGGGGATGGCGACGGCCTCATGTTTGAGATTTGGGTCCTTCCTAGCGTCTTGATGTTTTGCggtccattttttgaatctttcTTGCAAGAGATAAATTTCTCTCCCCAGATTGTCCTTAACTACATCCCACACACGTGGTAcgttttcttgatttttgtcACCAATGTTGGCGTTTCTATGGAAGATACGAAACACACCACTGTTGTTTTTCGAAGACACCTTTTCAGAACTCATCGTGTTGAAAGACGTTCTCACATTTCGATATTTCAACATggtctttttgttttcttgcaGAGGGGGTTCGCTAATAATGCTTTCTGTTTCATTGCTAACCAACTCCTTGCTCGTGTGGTTCCCGAATGTGGGACTTAAGGACGGTTTGTTCGAGTCTGAAGCAGCATTAATTTGGTTGGCTTCGTCAATCTTGACACATGTGTCGTCGTTGTCAAAATCTTCCGGGGTTAATGGTGATATGATATTTAGTCCTTTCATAAAACCATCAGTCTCACTGGAATAAGGTGTGCTTCCTTCTTCCAGCAGTTGTCCATGCAGTTCAAGCTCGTTATAGTCATTCGTCACCCTGAGATCGCTGGTAGATCTAAGGGCTGATTTGCTCTTATTTTTCCTGAAccatttatttattctctGCTTCCAGTCATGATCATAGCGGCCATGCAGCTGAGAAAGGCTCATCAGCTGAGCGTTTACACTGTCTTCGCTGTCTGAGGCATGCTTTTGGTTCTTAAATCTACTGGAATAGGATCTAAAGATACTATCGTTTTTAGCAACTTCTTCGATCACTTTTTCCAACCTggcaatttcttgatcagTCTTATTGTGAATATGGTCGACTTTGATACCCAGTTGGGCAGTCTCACTAATCAATCTTCGCAAATCTTCGCTTTTGTCCGAAGGTTTTGATACTTCCGCCTCCTCGTCAAATTGGAAggtattttcatcatcagattTAAGTTCGGATGGGCTTAACGTTGTGGGTAAGATTCCAGAAACCGTCTGCataattgaaattatttttgtggttataatttttgtttttagtTATATCTTTGTTAGCGACCTTTTTCTTATAAGGACAACCTTTTCTGTTCAGTTTAATTTTGTAGCACTTGTAAGTTGTATATGGAAGTATCTTCCGAAAATTGCTTGGATGGAATATttatttgttgaagacACTTTTTGTAGTATTATATTGTTTTTGTGACATCAAGAGACTAAAAAGCGCCagcaggaaaagaaaagaaactaaagaaaagaggaaaaacagaaaaacaGGCTAAAAGTAAGGACGAGGGGACAATTCAATTACCTTTCAAGCTACCAAATTCCTCTGCCTATTATCCGCGCCAGCATGCATTACTGTCACCTTGAGACTGCATTCTGCCGTGTTTTCCGTTTTGGGTGCGCTCACAGGAGAAATCCGAAGCGAAAAGGgttcaaaaggaaaaaatgccAAGTATCTCTATATCAACATAGACAGCGCAAAGGTACCGCCATTTCTACTTAGCAAGCTGATTCGTAATAAGTGGCTTGTGGAAAATTTTACATACCATACTAAGTAGGCTTCTGCTCCGAGTAAAGCAATGTTGAAGCGATCCTCTTTGATATATTTATCGTGCGTCTTAATCTTTGCTGTACCGATTCTTTTACACATATACAACGTCCCTGGACTTCCAAGCAAGGTTAATGGACATAAAACGCTTCGAAACCTAAAAAGAGCGTTAGCAAGTCCCAATAAATCCAACGACGGGAACAATGAGGAGCTGTTTTGTGCGGTAACCAATCCAGTCACTGGATCATACATCGATCTATCACAACTATCATCTACTCCGAATAAGCTGAGGGAGGGccaaaagcaaaattcCGGAAAAAGCAAGCACGAGTCTTCCAAGACGAAGTGGTCAGTCAGAGGATGGGGCTACGATACTAATTTCACACTAGGTATCTGCTCCAGCCCCGTAGGCGAAGCCGAATCCCAACTGCTATCTAATGTGACGGGTGCGTTCTACGTGGACCATCTCAGTGAGAACAGCCTGGTGTCAATCGGTGACTTCAGTACGCAACCCATGCTAGTGGGTGGTCCCACTGCCAAGAAGCTAACCCTGAAATATGAAAATGGCTCGATATGCCCGAATGGTAAAGACAAAAAGGCGACCTTGTTAAACTTCGTCTGCGATAAAGAGATCCAGTCCAAGGCACAGATATCGTACATCGGCAACTTACACGATTGCTCGTACTTTTTCGAAGTCCGCAGCATTTATGCCTGCCCCACCTCCAGCAAAAAGACCGAGGTCAGCGTTTTGGGTATTTTCATCGGcatcttcgtcatcttcttcttggttGAGTTTGCAGGTAGAAGATGGATCTACGCTAAATTGAATAAACACCTGAAAAACAGTGCCCAGTTGAATGACGTATCGCCCTCTTTAAATGAGCAACCACACTGGGACCTCATAGAAGACGGGTCACGTTGGAGTAGGTTCTTTAACAGGGTAGTCAAGACGACAAGAAGATTCACTAAATCTTTAATGAGGTCCCTGATCAGGGACAGAAACAAGGGCCAAGGCGGTATAAGATTAAGAACGTCTCCCTCTGCCTCTTCTTCCAGTCTCGTCAACAGAGAGTTCTTCAGAGACATGGAGGCACAGAACGAAATAATAGATAGTCTAGAAATCAACAGCCACACTACAGAAAGTGATCACCCGACCTTAGCAGACCATAGCATATGAACAATGCATGATAATCGGTCCACAATGCAATACGATTGAAATACTATACATAATACATACTTTGTAACGGCTCTTTGGACTTTTTAATTTTCGAGGACCGCGAATCCTTACATCACACCCAGAACCCCAGATCTTTCCCCCACACACCATACCTTCTCAAGAGGGATTCTTCTCCGGCTTTTTCTCGGACTCCAGACATCGCCGCACACCAGGAAAACCACCCAATCACCGCATGTTAGATTTCCCCTCTCCGCCCACTGAGGGCCGCCTTCTTACCCGCATGGTCACgctggaaaagaaataagagaCAGtctcgtttctttttcggcgtcaaaaaaggcaaaaaaaaattttctatcacatttctttttattgaaaattttttttttcttcgatgaCCTCCCATTGATATTTAAATTAATAAATGATCTTTAGTTTTCCAAGTTTCAGTCtcgttttttcttgctctaTTATAAAGTTTAGCTCTAGTTCAATTACAAAGATAGTATAGCAATCTAATCTAAGTTTCAAGTAAAAATGGGTAAAGAGAAGTCTCATATTAACGTCGTCGTTATCGGTCATGTCGATTCTGGTAAGTCTACTACTACCGGTCATTTGATTTACAAGTGTGGTGGTATTGACAAGAGAACCATTGAAAAGTTCGAAAAGGAAGCCGCTGAATTAGGTAAGGGTTCTTTCAAGTACGCTTGGGTTTTGGACAAGTTAAAGgctgaaagagaaagaggtATCACTATCGATATCGCTTTGTGGAAGTTCGAAACTCCAAAGTACCAAGTTACCGTTATTGATGCTCCAGGTCACAGagatttcatcaagaacATGATTACTGGTACTTCTCAAGCTGATTGTGCTATCTTGATTATTGCTGGTGGTGTCGGTGAATTCGAAGCCGGTATCTCCAAGGATGGTCAAACCAGAGAGCACGCTTTGTTGGCTTTCACCTTGGGTGTTAGACAATTGATTGTTGCTGTCAACAAGATGGACTCCGTCAACTGGGACGAATCCAgattccaagaaattatCAAGGAAACCGCCAACTTTATCAAGAAGGTTGGTTACAACCCAAAGACTGTTCCATTCGTCCCAATCTCTGGTTGGAACGGTGACAACATGATTGAACCAACCACTAACGCCTCATGGTACAAGGGTTGGGAAAAGGAAACCAAGGCCGGTGTCGTCAAGGGTAAGACTTTGTTGGAAGCCATTGACGCCATTGAACAACCATCCAGACCAACTGACAAGCCATTGAGATTGCCATTGCAAGATGTTTACAAGATTGGTGGTATTGGTACTGTGCCAGTCGGTAGAGTCGAAACCGGTGTCATCAAGCCAGGTATGGTCGTCACTTTCGCCCCAGCTGGTGTTACCACTGAAGTCAAGTCCGTTGAAATGCATCACGAACAATTGGAACAAGGTGTTCCAGGTGACAACGTTGGTTTCAACGTCAAGAATGTTTCCGTCAAGGAAATCAGAAGAGGTAACGTCTGTGGTGACTCTAAGAACGATCCACCAAAGgctgcttcttctttcaacgCTACCGTCATTGTTTTAAACCATCCAGGTCAAATCTCTGTTGGTTACTCTCCAGTTTTGGATTGTCACACTGCTCACATCGCTTGTAGATTCGACGAATTGTTGGAAAAGAATGACAGAAGATCTGGTAAGAAGTTGGAAGACCATccaaaattcttgaagtCCGGTGACGCTGCTTTGGTTAAATTCATTCCATCCAAGCCAATGTGTGTTGAAGCTTTCAGTGAGTACCCACCATTAGGTAGATTCGCTGTCAGAGACATGAGACAAACTGTCGCTGTCGGTGTTATCAAGTCTGTTGACAAGACTGAAAAGGCCGCTAAGGTTACCAAGGCTGCTCAAAAGGCTGCTAAGAAATAAGGAGATTGATAAGACTTTTCTAGTTGCATATCTTTTATATTTAAATCTTATCTATTagttaattttttgtaatttatccttatatatatagtttGGTTATTCTAAAATATCATTTCAGTATCTAAAATCGCCTTCCCCCACTTATTTTCGGTCATAGCCTTAGACACATCCAACTGTTGAATTATCCCATGTTGATTCTGTGGGATTACGAATCATTTTGTCAATTACTGAAATCACATCGTCAACCGAACCTCTTACCTGCTTCGTTGAATCCCTTTCTCTTAATGTCACAGTTTTGTCATTTAAAGTTTCGAAATCTATGGTGATACCAAAGGGAATGCCCAATTCATCGTTACGTGCATATTTTTTACCAATCGACGTATTAGAATCGTCAACTTTGAAGTATATCTCTCTCTTACGCAAAATTTGCGAGATTTCCTTAACTATGCTGGGGAAGTTCTCATTATTTGATATTGTTGTAATGAGAACCTTGATTGGTGCAACCTGTAAcggaaatgaaaaaaaggccCTTGCATTATTATCTGCTCGCAGCCGGAAACAATGATCAAATATGCAGTATATAATTCGGCCTAAACCAAACGAGGGCTCAATGACGTTAGGGATGTATTCTCTTGTGTGCTGCAGAGTCGTTCTCATTTCAATAGAGACTAGACCGTCATCAAGTTCCACGATATCACCGTCAATTTGACAGGTAAATTTGCCGCCCTCCTTCAGTTCCTTGTGCCTACTTCGCAATTCTTCTTGTGAGAATCTCAACAAAACagattcaattttttttgctctATATTTGAACTGAGGCCCAAAAAGTTTCTTATTTACATCTAAGACCCACTCGATTTTCTCCTTTGGGGAATTTAATCTCTGTTTCACCATCAAACTTTTCCCAGTCTTCTTGGAATGCACTGTCAAGTCAAAGGCCGCTCTATCAGCGCAACCGATGCATTCAATCCAACCATATGACGTCAACAACTCGCCGTCCCAGCAATCGGTGGCATAATGCGCCATTTCATTCTTTAAATGCTGACGGAATCTAAATTTGTTATTGTCGATCCCAagtttcaacaaaaattgatgaacTCTGGCCATAAAATATCCCAGTGTTTCGTTTTCTACCATTCCGGATTTTACTGCCTCCCCAATAGTCAACTTTACGGGGAGTTGAGGGTTACCACTTTCTTGCAATTGGCGTGATAGTAATGTTAACTCTTCAGCTGACACTTCATCGAATTTGGGATGTGACTTATCCAATGGGTCAACGAAATACTCAATTTCCGCCATTAAAAACTCTCTCACCCTTAACAGGCCACTCCTTGGGgaaatttcatttctgAACGATTTCCCAATGGAGGCAGACGCAAATGGAATTTTACCTTGATTGATATCCAacaatttgttgaaattgaGGAACTGTCCCTGCGCAGTCTCTGGCCTCAAAAATGCTTTCAACTGTCCTGACGCCCCAACCTTTGTTCGAAACATCAAGTTGAATGAAGTTAATGGGTCCAACACATCATTGGTGACTGGatcatttattttatattcttGCATAATATGATTCAGGTCAGAACCCCTGAATCCATCGATCGTGTCCAATATTttctgcatttttttaaagtcTTTTGCACTGACATCCCTGTCCAGTAGCCTTTTCTTTAATGTTTGCTCGATCAAGTGGTCTGCCCTATAATATTCGCCAGTCTTGGGATTTTGGCACATCCAGTCTGTAAATTTGTCAACATGACCAGAAGTCTTTAAAACATCATAAGGAGTTAGCATTGGCCCATCGATTTCAAGCATGTCTTCCTCCATGACAAAATGTTCTCTCCACAATTGGATTAAGTTATTCTGCAACTGGCAACCGGGAGGGCCCAAATCAAATAAACCTGACACACCACCATATATCTCAAAAGAAGGTGTGTAGAAAAACCTTCTCCTCAAAGTACTTTCCAATGTATCTCTGATTGAGGTGGACATGGACATTTAACACTATGCTGATGCGATTTGCCTTCCAGGAGACTCTCACAACAACTCTTCGATATGACACATTTCatagttttttcaattccattgttgaaggaaaaaaaagggttGCAACTAATAATGTCGTTCATCTGTAAGTCTGTTATCATATATAGGGCTCACTCAATGGTGGTCAATACGTCTCAGTATCATCTGAGTTCTTCATAAATTTAAGCATTGTTACTTAGTTTTAAATACATCCTACGGCTAGCTTACATAGTTACAGCGAGTTATGAAACACGCTTATGGTTGTAATCATAAGGAGAGATCACTAGCCCTTTGTTCTTCCTGGCCCCTCTGAATATAGTTTCCAAAATGTCAATCATTTCTTGCTTATCGTCCACAATAAAATTTAACTTGTTGTTGTTCCCTGTACCAAAATCACACATCATATGCTTGTTTTGATAGAAAAACATCACAGTCATAGAATCTGTAAGCTCGTACATCTCATTGAAACCAGGaacttcatcaatatcaCATAAATAAATGGCGACAAAATTTCTCACTTTTTCAGCAATCGAAGATAACAGCTCGTCCATGATCATGCATTGTCTATCACCTTTGCGGCCGAAACGAATGACTACCAGACGTTCATTCTCGGTGACAATAGCCTGATCTACATGCCACCCCGTACGCAATTGAGGCAATAACACACTAGCCATCAAAACTAGACGTTATACTCTGGCCACTAATATGTTGTTTCCCCATGCGTGCTCATTCTATTCGATGATCCAATATAATGTATAAGTCcaatttttccactttcCGAAGCGACCATTGGCCCAAAAGAAATACAACGAGCCATCTCCTCGCAGTAAACTGTCAAACAACTTAAACACACATAAAGGAATCCCAAAGAGGACATTCACTACTGTATTATGAATGAAAACTTCGCAGCGAAGCCTGAATATGGCTCGAAAAGTCTCAATTCGGGAAATTCGAGGTCGAAAATGGACAAGGATCCCATTATTAGCAAATTTCATAGAGCTGGTCTCAAT
Proteins encoded in this window:
- the OPY2 gene encoding Opy2p (similar to Saccharomyces cerevisiae OPY2 (YPR075C); ancestral locus Anc_3.373), producing MTTSSKVTTSTTLSSTATASTSAARGSDGCVICDSVVSCPVCASGEYCVMTSLTCDSCPSKYCAKQSDSQLSSLSSASASSSSSSSHDGSGERTASIVGFTIGVVGGVMLIVLIALYFINKKYWKPKRQRNKALKLEEASQNYGNNEEYYEDEDEDDEDNNDEDDADMRKDENYTMFSAPLVPPSLNIPGNRSSTSTTRTRASNILPIAYIPGVTSGLTADNLESKLRSSSKRQNAAGDIRSHITLGSSILDGLDEEDDEHNLGLNRGMHHTISDDNLITAIRAKPKLVQIAEEESDKEIQDLDDIEEQTETDEVAEQLSHAENNDDDDDDEGSFILDLEIPESIREGTQDDRTESPFEDKFEIHDER
- the SKDI16G3390 gene encoding uncharacterized protein (similar to Saccharomyces cerevisiae YPR078C; ancestral locus Anc_3.375), which translates into the protein MQTVSGILPTTLSPSELKSDDENTFQFDEEAEVSKPSDKSEDLRRLISETAQLGIKVDHIHNKTDQEIARLEKVIEEVAKNDSIFRSYSSRFKNQKHASDSEDSVNAQLMSLSQLHGRYDHDWKQRINKWFRKNKSKSALRSTSDLRVTNDYNELELHGQLLEEGSTPYSSETDGFMKGLNIISPLTPEDFDNDDTCVKIDEANQINAASDSNKPSLSPTFGNHTSKELVSNETESIISEPPLQENKKTMLKYRNVRTSFNTMSSEKVSSKNNSGVFRIFHRNANIGDKNQENVPRVWDVVKDNLGREIYLLQERFKKWTAKHQDARKDPNLKHEAVAIPLSLSDPRTGTQLESKFCSMSGAEAQTPVQV
- the MRL1 gene encoding Mrl1p (similar to Saccharomyces cerevisiae MRL1 (YPR079W); ancestral locus Anc_3.377), translated to MLKRSSLIYLSCVLIFAVPILLHIYNVPGLPSKVNGHKTLRNLKRALASPNKSNDGNNEELFCAVTNPVTGSYIDLSQLSSTPNKLREGQKQNSGKSKHESSKTKWSVRGWGYDTNFTLGICSSPVGEAESQLLSNVTGAFYVDHLSENSLVSIGDFSTQPMLVGGPTAKKLTLKYENGSICPNGKDKKATLLNFVCDKEIQSKAQISYIGNLHDCSYFFEVRSIYACPTSSKKTEVSVLGIFIGIFVIFFLVEFAGRRWIYAKLNKHLKNSAQLNDVSPSLNEQPHWDLIEDGSRWSRFFNRVVKTTRRFTKSLMRSLIRDRNKGQGGIRLRTSPSASSSSLVNREFFRDMEAQNEIIDSLEINSHTTESDHPTLADHSI
- the TEF1 gene encoding translation elongation factor EF-1 alpha (similar to Saccharomyces cerevisiae TEF2 (YBR118W) and TEF1 (YPR080W); ancestral locus Anc_3.378), producing MGKEKSHINVVVIGHVDSGKSTTTGHLIYKCGGIDKRTIEKFEKEAAELGKGSFKYAWVLDKLKAERERGITIDIALWKFETPKYQVTVIDAPGHRDFIKNMITGTSQADCAILIIAGGVGEFEAGISKDGQTREHALLAFTLGVRQLIVAVNKMDSVNWDESRFQEIIKETANFIKKVGYNPKTVPFVPISGWNGDNMIEPTTNASWYKGWEKETKAGVVKGKTLLEAIDAIEQPSRPTDKPLRLPLQDVYKIGGIGTVPVGRVETGVIKPGMVVTFAPAGVTTEVKSVEMHHEQLEQGVPGDNVGFNVKNVSVKEIRRGNVCGDSKNDPPKAASSFNATVIVLNHPGQISVGYSPVLDCHTAHIACRFDELLEKNDRRSGKKLEDHPKFLKSGDAALVKFIPSKPMCVEAFSEYPPLGRFAVRDMRQTVAVGVIKSVDKTEKAAKVTKAAQKAAKK
- the GRS2 gene encoding putative glycine--tRNA ligase (similar to Saccharomyces cerevisiae GRS1 (YBR121C) and GRS2 (YPR081C); ancestral locus Anc_3.381), encoding MSTSIRDTLESTLRRRFFYTPSFEIYGGVSGLFDLGPPGCQLQNNLIQLWREHFVMEEDMLEIDGPMLTPYDVLKTSGHVDKFTDWMCQNPKTGEYYRADHLIEQTLKKRLLDRDVSAKDFKKMQKILDTIDGFRGSDLNHIMQEYKINDPVTNDVLDPLTSFNLMFRTKVGASGQLKAFLRPETAQGQFLNFNKLLDINQGKIPFASASIGKSFRNEISPRSGLLRVREFLMAEIEYFVDPLDKSHPKFDEVSAEELTLLSRQLQESGNPQLPVKLTIGEAVKSGMVENETLGYFMARVHQFLLKLGIDNNKFRFRQHLKNEMAHYATDCWDGELLTSYGWIECIGCADRAAFDLTVHSKKTGKSLMVKQRLNSPKEKIEWVLDVNKKLFGPQFKYRAKKIESVLLRFSQEELRSRHKELKEGGKFTCQIDGDIVELDDGLVSIEMRTTLQHTREYIPNVIEPSFGLGRIIYCIFDHCFRLRADNNARAFFSFPLQVAPIKVLITTISNNENFPSIVKEISQILRKREIYFKVDDSNTSIGKKYARNDELGIPFGITIDFETLNDKTVTLRERDSTKQVRGSVDDVISVIDKMIRNPTESTWDNSTVGCV
- the DIB1 gene encoding U4/U6-U5 snRNP complex subunit DIB1 (similar to Saccharomyces cerevisiae DIB1 (YPR082C); ancestral locus Anc_3.382), with protein sequence MASVLLPQLRTGWHVDQAIVTENERLVVIRFGRKGDRQCMIMDELLSSIAEKVRNFVAIYLCDIDEVPGFNEMYELTDSMTVMFFYQNKHMMCDFGTGNNNKLNFIVDDKQEMIDILETIFRGARKNKGLVISPYDYNHKRVS